The Euwallacea similis isolate ESF13 chromosome 18, ESF131.1, whole genome shotgun sequence genome contains a region encoding:
- the p120ctn gene encoding catenin delta-2 isoform X5 produces the protein MSVHSDEPLVRSQKQQTTQQVTTVTKVVREVQQIGDQQTGDYIPVPLGSYPHSSHYADYSEQPSHHMYSQYHQHPHYQDFEPYTGSYGAYMGYPEGTERPPTPPSPHSAEPSPLPISAPPNAAYLGSGYDELPEHYRVTPSPGGPIGIDPYQDDPAVVYGYVSPSPYGTAPLSRPYVDSLNGPVPVVAPSMRMFEEEDLQKHISKMSLHGHNVGLPHDRVHISSPGSVVGDEDARGMRWRDPNLPEVIGFLNNPNNVIKANAAAYLQHLCYMHDPNKQKTRALGGIPPLVKLLSHESIEVYRNACGALRNLSFGRQNDENKRAIKNAGGIPALINLLRKSSEAEIKELVTGVIWNLSSCEDLKKNIIDDGVATIVTYIIIPHSGWDPQGNHGETCWSTVFRNASGVLRNVSSAGEYARKKLRECEGLVDSLLFVVRCAIEKSNIGNKIVENCVCILRNLSYRCQEVEDPNYDKNPLPTQSRVAASDSKGENLGCFGGSKKKKEAASSESKDSHFSSSNSAGASTASARGEPVRGMELLWQPDVVQSYLALLQSCSNPETLEAAAGALQNLAACYWQPSIEIRAAVRKEKGLPILVELLRMEVDRVVCAVATALRNLAIDQRNKELIGKYAMRDLVQKLPSGNPQHDQGTSDDTIAAVLATLNEVIKKNAEFSRSLLEAGGVERLMTITRQRQKYTPRVLKFAGQVLFTMWQHQDLRDVYKKHGWKEQDFVTKTVAARNAGPNSPNNANSTLNRPMASQSGTRYEDRTMKRSAPGPRGPAFRDDIPMADMAYPENAPMMGRPYPSGSNPPPPEPLYAQVNMEKKRNRQPSLGNASLNQLGDAQSRQGPPTGLSVPPGKDSWV, from the exons ATGTCTGTGCACAGTGACGAGCCTTTAGTTCGGAGTCAGAAGCAGCAGACGACCCAGCAGGTGACAACGGTCACGAAAGTGGTGCGGGAAGTCCAGCAAATTGGGGATCAGCAAACTGGAGATTATATACCTGTCCCTCTAGGGTCTTACCCTCATAGCTCACATTACGCGGATTATTCTGAACAACCATCCCACCACATGTATTCACAATATCACCAGCATCCTCACTACCAG gattttgaacCTTATACTGGTTCATATGGAGCATATATGGGATACCCAGAGGGGACTGAAAGACCCCCAACACCTCCTAGTCCACATAGCGCAGAACCCTCACCTTTACCCATATCTGCGCCACCAAATGCCGCTTATTTGGGGTCTGGTTACGATGAGCTTCCTGAACATTATAG AGTAACGCCGTCACCCGGTGGTCCTATTGGTATAGATCCATATCAGGACGACCCTGCGGTCGTTTACGGTTATGTCTCGCCTTCTCCTTATGGTACAGCCCCCTTGTCAAGACCTTATGTAGATAGTTTAAATGGTCCGGTTCCAGTAGTAGCTCCTAGTATGAGAATGTTTGAAGAAGAGGACCTGCAAAAACATATTAGTAAAATGTCTCTTCACGGCCATAATGTTGGGTTACCTCATGATAG ggtACATATTTCGTCACCCGGTAGTGTGGTGGGAGATGAAGACGCACGAGGCATGCGCTGGCGGGATCCCAATTTACCGGAGGTTATAGGGTTCCTGAACAACCCTAATAATGTGATTAAAGCCAATGCTGCAGCTTATTTACAGCATTTATGCTACATGCATGACcctaataaacaaaaaaccaGAGCTTTAG GCGGCATTCCTCCACtagtaaaattattaagtcaCGAAAGTATAGAAGTGTACAGAAATGCTTGCGGAGCGCTAAGAAATTTGTCCTTTGGTCgtcaaaatgatgaaaataaaCGGGCCATTAAAAACGCTGGAGGAATTCCTGCTCTCATCAACCTCCTTCGAAAGTCTAGTGAAGCTGAGATCAAAGAGTTAGTCACTGGAGTTATATGGAATTTATCCTCCTGTGAAGATCTGAAAAAGAACATTATTGATGATGGGGTGGCCACCATTGTTACATACATAATAATTCCACATTCGGGTTGGGATCCTCAAGGCAACCACGGAGAGACCTGTTGGTCCACAGTATTTAGAAACGCTTCTGGTGTTCTTAGAAACGTCAGCTCAGCTGGAGAATATGCCAGGAAAAAATTGCGGGAATGCGAGGGGTTGGTGGACTCTCTACTCTTCGTAGTTCGTTGTGCCATAGAGAAATCCAATATAGGCAATAAGATAGTGGAGAACTGTGTTTGTATATTGAGGAACTTGTCGTACCGGTGTCAGGAAGTGGAGGACCCCAATTACGATAAAAATCCATTGCCGACTCAAAGCAGGGTAGCTGCCAGCGATTCTAAAG gTGAAAATTTAGGTTGTTTTGGAGgaagtaaaaagaaaaaagaagcaGCATCATCTGAAAGCAAAGATAGTCATTTTTCGTCCTCAAATTCCGCTGGTGCATCTACGGCTTCAGCCCGGGGCGAGCCCGTGAGGGGTATGGAGCTCCTTTGGCAACCTGATGTAGTCCAGTCGTATTTAGCCCTTCTTCAAAGCTGTTCCAATCCGGAAACTCTGGAAGCTGCTGCTGGGGCTCTTCAGAATCTGGCTGCGTGCTACTGGCAGCCGAGTATAGAAATCCGAGCTGCCGTCCGCAAAGAAAAAGGCCTACCGATTTTAGTCGAACTCCTCAGAATGGAAGTAGATAGGGTAGTGTGCGCTGTTGCCACTGCTCTGAGAAATTTAGCTATAgatcaaagaaataaagaacTTATAGGAAAATATGCCATGCGGGATCTTGTGCAAAAGTTACCGTCAGGGAATCCGCAGCATGATCAGGGTACTTCTGATGATACTATTGCTGCCGTTCTAGCCACGTTAAATGAA GTGATAAAGAAAAATGCCGAATTCTCACGGTCGCTTCTAGAGGCCGGCGGAGTAGAAAGACTGATGACCATTACGAGGCAACGACAAAAGTATACCCCCAGAGTACTCAAGTTTGCGGGTCAGGTACTGTTTACAATGTGGCAGCATCAAGATTTGAGAGACGTTTACAAGAAACATGGGTGGAAGGAGCAG GATTTCGTCACTAAAACTGTAGCAGCCAGAAATGCAGGTCCAAACTCTCCCAACAACGCAAATAGTACTCTTAATAGGCCGATGGCATCGCAGAGCGGAACTCGATATGAAGATCGTACCATGAAGCGATCTGCGCCGGGTCCAAGAGGTCCCGCTTTTAGG GACGACATACCCATGGCCGACATGGCATACCCAGAAAATGCACCGATGATGGGCCGCCCATACCCCTCCGGTTCAAACCCACCCCCA CCGGAACCCCTCTATGCTCAAGTGAACATGGAGAAAAAACGCAACAGGCAGCCAAGTCTGGGCAATGCAAGTTTGAACCAATTGGGTGACGCCCAGTCACGACAGGGGCCCCCTACTGGGCTAAGCGTGCCACCTGGTAAAGACTCTTGGGTGTAA